The genome window CAGATCGAAGCCATGCAAAATAACTGGGAAAACATGCTCCACATCCCAGAGCCATGCACGCTTTTGAGGAAtccaacaacaaagaaaaaactttaaaaaacagaagacatcacctcacactgaaaaatgatgtatgcaaaacataaatataaaacaggCATATTTGGCTTCATTCATAGATAGGAAACAGTCCatagaaataaaagacaagacaaactaagtAATGGTGCTCCACTCCACACTTGGCATGCAGTCTCTTTCCAGCACACTTTAAAGGTGGGTGGAATGAATTTCATGCAGTACAAATGATTCAGCACCAGTTACCTTCGCTGTCAGAAACAGCACAGTGCATGTCATCTACAAGGTAAGGGTCATCTGGTTTGTAGACATGACTCCTGGGCAGGTCCTTCTTGTGATGGTCCTGCACATCTGGCAACGAATGGCTGGAGCCGTACTGATTCCTCACATCATGAGCCTCTGATATGCCAGAGGTTCTTCCCATGCCTACAGGCTTCCCAACAGGACTGAGCGGACTCTCCTCTTCTGAATTCTGGCTGCGCATGGGAGGCCTGCCACTGCGGCTGCTTCTCTGAGACCGCTCCATGGCATCTCTTTCATAGGATTTACTCCTGTGGCCTGTGGCGTCTCTGGAAGAAATCTTGTCCATACCATATCCAGTGGATCTGGACCTTCCAGAGCTATACATGCGGTCCTCCTCCTCAAGACCCTCACGACTGGTGCCGTAATATTTCTGCTGGTCATATGCGTTCTTCTTCATGCTGTAGGTGCCATCATCCTGAAGCTTCTTGGATCTGGACACGATTGTGCAGCTGCCTCCTGTTGATGTTGTCATCGTGTAAGAGGCAAGGTCAGACTCTACATCCCGTGCCTCCTCAATAGGGGAGAATTTAGAAATCTTCTGCTCCATTCCCTGCTTCCTATGCTTACTACGTTTAGAGGAGACTACTGCAGGGGCGAGATTCTTGGGTGTGAGTTTGTGGCTACTGGAGCTGCTCCGTGATGTGTGTTTATAATCGTCGTAGTAATAGGAGGAGCCTCCGCTCACTGTGGTGCTGGTGCGACTGTCCCCTGTGCTCTGGTAACCTGCTGAGCCTGTCGGTCTGCCATAAGCATCCACAGGCTCGTCCTCAGGCCTGCCATAGGCACTCCCACGGGCAGGGCCATTCTCAGTGCGATACCGCCCTCCCACAGGGTGACCTAAAGCGTCAGTGGGTTGGCTAGTGCTGTCTTTCGTCAACTCACTGATGTCATCAATCATGACGTAGTTCCTAGGAATATTCTGCTCCAGGTTAGAGGTGTAGAGACCATCTGAAGCATAAGCAGTGGTGGGGCTGTCCACAGAGTGAGTCAGGCCAGGCTCAGGGGGGCGGTATTGTCCATATGCATTGCTGTAGACTGAGCCAAAGTTGGCATCTGGAGCTGATGTTGCCACAGACACTGCTGGGTTGCTGATGACCTCATAGTTGGTGGGGAGTTTTTGCTCAAGGTCAGCCAAAGAAGTTTGCCTGGGTCTTTGGTGGACTGTAAGGATCTCTGCCTGGGGCTGGTAGGTGAGGCCGGGTTGGTAAGAGCTGTGGCTGGGGTAGGGAAGGCTCTGGCCTGGCATGGGCTGACCAGGCTGATGGAAGCCCTGGTGACCATGCTGCTGCATGCCAAGGTCTGTCTGGTAGGAGGACTGGGCATACATGCGGGAGGAATAGGTTCCCTGGTTCTGGTAGCCGGGGCCTGGTGGGGGATGGGGCTGGAAAGTTCCTGGCTGGGGTGCAGAGGATGAAGGGTATTGTGGAGGTTGGAAGCCTATCTGTTGGTAAGCAGAGCCTGGCTGCTGTGCCGATGGTTGACTTTGAGGGTATGAATAAGACATATAAGATGAAGTTGAGGGATACTGAGAAGCTGCACTGAGATCATTCGTAAACTGACTCAGTGGAGCAGTGCTTGGCCTCGTCAGCAGACCATTAGCATCAAAGGTTCCTGTAGCAGCAGCCATCCTGAGGTTATTGAGCTCACTGTCTGACATGTAGTCACGAGCATCACCCATACATCTCAAGTAAGccagctctctcctctccctctccttcaccATGGTCTCCTTACGTTGGGTGATGCCCAGCTCCAAGTAACGCAGCTTGGCATcaatctctttctcctcttcctccagttcGGCCTGCTGCTTACGGAGCTTCGACGACTCTTGCTCCACCGCTTTCAGTTCACTCAGCAGGCCGGCCTTGGTGACTCCCTGGGCGGGTCGAGGCAGAACCCTCTGGGGCATGCCAGGAGAGCTGTACATTTGTGCTGGAGTAACAATGGGGAGTGGAGTTTCCTCTGGAGGGGGGCTGGGGAGAGTCCTCTTTACTTTCCTCATCAGagagttctgctgctgctgcagggaggCCATCTGCTAGGAAAGGCAGAGACACATCAGCAAACACTGAGCTATAAACagaatgtgtttatgtaaatTACACTCATTACTGTACACTGGGTACTCACAGAGGGTCTGCAATTTTAGTCATCCCTAGACCTATGCAGCCTGATATGTTGTAAGACTACTTGATGTTAATTGACCTATGTACTATGGGAGCATTAGCTCCATCAGCAGCTCAATTAACATAGTTTGATTTCATTATATTAATTAAATTGTTGTTTCACTGAAGCCAAAGACACTAAGTGACGTTTTCATTTTATGCCTGATTAACAATGTTAAGTAAAATGTTTGGAAGTGCCAGTCAGTGTAGTCAACACAAAGCACCATGATTATATAATAATACTGCCACTTGCAATTTGTGTGTTACTTGTCATGACAAACAAGTAATGTTGTGACTGCAATGAAAATATCAATCAAATATGTCTCTACCAGTGTCAGTAAGGGTGTTTGACCGAGTAGGATCCATGACTGTcataataatttttaatttaaagaaaatgctgaacaaagacatttgtgttttagcAGCTCAGTAAATGTAGACATACAGTAAGCATGAaatggacagaaagagacatCAGAGTATAATGAAAAAATTGAGTCTTTTgatttcattaaaacacatgttcagaaatatgttaattttctctctgctcctctgttcaAATACCCACAGTATCTGTCTTACTTTTGAATGGCATGCAGGTACAGAAAAGAACAGCcaaacattacaaataaaaacactactTAAAAAGACATCTATGCTAATCTACTACTTACAAAATAGTTGTTTTGTGTAGATCCATGGTGATGTGGTTAAGTATCCACAAGAGAACCGTGTATGAAACACTAATACTAAAGATTAGAGgtataaatgtgtaaaatgcCTGAAATCTGACTTCCACGTTTGCTTCTCAGACTAATTTTGGTCTAAGTGCACAGCAATATTAATTTACTTTGACCAGCTGCTAACAATCAGGAGGAGAGCAAAGCTCCACCAGGATTGCTCCACATTGTGTGTCCCCCTGGCAACTCTTTAGGGTTTGCCAGATATAGaagacatgacagaaaaaaagagagggagtgagagagagagagagagagagagagagagagagagagagagagagagaagactaAAAGAATAGAAAGGGGGAAGATAAGGGAGGAGATACAGCAGAAAAGGATGATGGGAAAATCTTTTCTGGCATGACCAGCTGCTCTCATGAGAACATTCTGTCACTTGGTCGATGCCAGATCCTGTGTGATCCTCTATGTCCACACAAAACACCCtgcatatacatatatttattttgttttataatttttACTTAAGAATATTAAACTGACTACTTctttatttcatattatataTAGTTTAAGTTTAAGACATCATATATAATGTCAGTGCAAACCCTTATACTCCAAATGTATTGCAAATAACTAATGCATTTGATTATGTTCCTACAAAAACATACTACATGTTATCCCATGCAAATATATATGTATGGTAAGGTGGACTTATGTAGATTGTATATCAACcgtaaaaatgtgtgtatttgatcAAAAGACTCAAATCCCCATGGGGGATCCAAAGGCATTATCCCTGACTTGAGGATTTTTACAGTCTCTATTTATGCACTGTGCACTGAAGAGACTACTGGAGATTTTGTGGGGTTGCTGCAGTTCTAAAAATAGATATTTCTTCTGAATATATTCtcctaaaatatatatatttaatttttagaGCTATTTACAATATAATATACATCAACGTGAATGAATACAGTGGAgtatacagtgtacagtgtgaAGTAATATACTTCTTACATTTATATAAGTGGTAAATTCTGCTCAATGAAAAAACAATAGTTTCCTACCTGACTGTTGGACACAGCTTGCTGATGATATGGGGAGAACCTGTTCTTGGCAGGGTCCTCTGATGTGGGACTGAGAGGCTTGGGATCTGACATGGAGCGCTGCACACTTTTTATGGGTCTCGGTAGGGTCTGGTGGCGTTGGGGTGATTCAGCAGTGAAGGCCTTCTGCTGCGGTGTCACATGGGCCTTGTTGAGTTTCTCCTGGGAGGCAAATGTTGTCTCTAGCATACGATGAGGAGACAGCGGAGATACAGGGGAGTAAAGCACCTGGGGTGATTTGGGGGGCTGGCGAGATGGAGACTCATTTTGTTGCTGCTGATAGCCAATTTCCAGGGGGTCTGGTTTCCTCCTCTCAAACTTTGCAACTCCTTGGAGTCTGGGAGAAGTTGGATCCGATGTGTTCGCACCAACTATATGCAGACTTGTGGAGTATGGACTAATAGTTGTAGGGACACTCAGCTGAGGGGCGACCACTCCCTGAGAATGAGACTCTGGTTCTGTCTGGCAGGCCAGACTCTCTCCTTTGTGGGTCCTTTCTGGGGCGGCTATATAATGTAATAGATCAACCTTTGAGGTTTCAGCCATGGTAATGTGGATTGCAGGCGAAACCCTGCCTAGCTGGTCGGACTCTGTCTGGCATGACGAATCATTTGTGGTCTGAATAGCTATACTTGCAGAAGCCACTTTGGATGATCCTTCTGATTTAGTCTCACCACTAGATTCAGAGTGCTTGGATACACGTGATCGTCTACGCCTTACTGGCTGCTGGTCCCATTCTCCCTGGTCCTCCTCATCAGTCTGCACACTACAGTCCGCTATACGCCTTGTTCTCCTACGCCTGTTCATgaacctctcctctccatcttcatcGTCTGTTTGCACACAGCTGTCTGTAATCCTCTTCACAGAGTCTTCTTCTGAGCCATCCCTCAGCCGAGGCATGGAATTCTGCTTTTTCATAATCTTGGAATCAGCCTGTTTGTCACTGCTCCTCAAAGACATTTCAGAGGCAGAGCTATGAATAGGTCGAGCAGCCACCACAGCCTGGACCACTTGTCCATCCTGCCAAAATTGCACACTCTGTCCATCTTGTTGAATAACTCTACCACTCTGGTCACAGATAATGAACCCTTGGGGGGGCCCTCCTCCAACAACTACCCCTTGTATAGCACCCTGGGcagatgttgctgctgctgctgctgccgctgatGCAGccgctgcctctgctgctgcagcagcagctgctgcctccaCCGCTGCTGTCTTTTGCCTTTTCTGCTCCTctagctgctgctggagctgttgCTGCAGAGACTGGATTTGTTCGAGCtgcatcctctgctgggccagTTGTTCTCTTTGCATAATGAGCTGTGTCTCTCGCTCTGCTTGCTGTTGCTGCAAGACTTGCTGTTTGATCGTCTGCAGTTCTTGGATCTCACGCTGAACAAGTAATTGTTCTTTTTCTCGGTGTCGCTGAAGCTCCATGCGATCTCGTTCAAGCTCCTCTTGCAGGCGCAGCTGCCGTAATTTTTCCAGCTCAACCCTCTCTCGCTCTAGCTGCAGCATGTGCTCTTGTTGCTGACTCAGTCTTTCATCTTCCTTACCTTTCTGTGCATCCATGGGAGGAGAAAGTTTGGAACTCTGTGCTTGTGGCTGGCCCTGTTGCAGAACCAATGGTTGAGGCTGACTGATGGGTTGAACTTGAGGTTGGGTCTGAGTCAAAGATAAAGGTTCGGTTTGAGCAGGCATTTGAGTCTGCACTGGCTGGGCAGTTGGAGGTTGGCCTTGAGCTTGAGAGAGGGAAGTAACACTCTGTGAGGTAAATTGAGTGCGGTCTGGCTGCTGGTCTGCTGTGGTTTGCATACCAGGTGCTGGTACATTTTGTGCCCCTACATGTGCGGCAGGTTGGGATTGTGGAATAGTTGCAGCTGTTTGTGGAGCAACTGTTGTTAAAGGCTTTCCAAGGTACACCGGAGTTTCCTGGTGTGAGCTGCTTGCAGCAGGCACACTTCCTGATGGTGTAGCTGAAGTAGGATACTGGTTTGGAGGAGGGTAGGAATATGGTCCCTGTGTGGACAGAGGCATTCTAGGAGTCACTTGAGGCAACCTGGTAAGACTGGCCAATGGTACAGCTGTTACACCTGTAGGGTATGGTCTGTAAATTCCTCTAGGCATGGGACGCAGGACAGGGGCAGGCTGGGTGGTAATTGGCAAGGTAGAGGCTATGGGAGTATTAATTGTAGAATATATCAtgccatctcctcctctcataGTAGCAGGGTACAAGGCGCGTATACTTGCTTGTCTAGCATTTATTAGGTTTGTGAGTGTTTGGCCATTTGCCGTCGGTCTTCCATCTGGGCCATACAGTAAGTTTGCTCTTATTGATGCTAAGCTTTGCTGGAGATTAAGTCTAGCTAAAGTTCCACCCCTTCCAGCTCCATATGGTACCAGTTCAGGGTTATTTCCATACCGGCTCCCAAACTGGTCCACTGAGTTCAGAGCTGCACACATGCGGCTGATCTCCCTGGCAGTGGTTGCACTGTACTGAGCCAGATTGGAGTCCTGTGATCCTGTTAGGTCACGTGAACTGTAGGCATAATCTGAATTTATATTCGACATGGAGCCATATCGGCGAAGGGGTAACGAAGGCCCTGCAAAATCTCCTTGGTGACGCAAGTCTGTGTAAGATCCATACTGTGCTCCCATGCCAAGATATCCACCATCATAAGCCTGCTTCATGCTGCTAAGATCTACTGCTAGGCCCCCCTGGACATTACTTGGATAGTGACCAGCATCAGTCATGGAAGGCAGATTAGTATCAGACATTGAGGGCTGTATTCTTCCAGAGGGGACAATGGGTGGTTGATATGGTTTATGCTCCTCTGTCGCTCCTTGTGTAGCTTGAGGCTGGTGTTGTTGTTGGCTGACATTGTAGTGTTGTGGGTGGGGAGGATGGGCCGCTTGAGAGGTTTCAGTGGTGGGGGTTTTATCTGAGGATACAGTTGTAGGCTTCTGAGTGAATGACCCTGAACAGGAACCAGCAAAGGGCAATTTGtaaacaacatcacaacaaGCCACCTGGTTTTCTGGTTTGATCTGTCCTGTCAGATCCAAGacctgaggagggggaggaggttcCTCTCGCTTTACCAGTTGAGTCACTGTGCCCCCCTGTGATGCACTGCTCTCATCAAGTTGCACCATCATAACATGGGGTTTACCTGTGGACAAGTTCATTACTGTCGGCTTGTTTTTTAGCTCTAAGGCAACTCCGCCATAGATTTCATGGGGAGCATTAGAAGCAGGAGCCCCAGACACTGATGGCGGAGCCAGGGGGGACACTCTAGGTATGGCACTAGCAGTCGCTACAGGCTGGGCACTGCTCGTCTGGCTCACTACAAGGTCTTTTTTCATCAGCAGTGGCTGGACCTGATTTGCTAAATTGTAACGAGCAAAAGAGGATtgctgttggtgctgctggagctgctgctcaagaagctgttgctgctgcaggagtttctgctgctgtaactgcaACTGTTGCTGTTGTAGACCCAGGTTCTCCAGGCAGGCATCAATTTTGGGAATAGATGGGTC of Lates calcarifer isolate ASB-BC8 linkage group LG12, TLL_Latcal_v3, whole genome shotgun sequence contains these proteins:
- the bsnb gene encoding protein bassoon isoform X3, producing the protein MGNEASMEGEGQAGQPGPAVPAAGAPASISAPPDSGQLIKPSNGAPAGGSGAGPGPGINRSLPSDPGPKAGVQSGHGTGDRLASHDTPQHAAPQGEQGQGHVARKSLQVDVGSSRTGRSPSVSPDRGSVPTSPYSVPQIAPMPSSKLCPVCKTTDLMGTGDDKPNVNTCTQCRSMVCNQCGFNPNPHLTEVQEWLCLNCQMQRALGMDMTTPRSKSQQQIHSPSHAAKPELKPDASSQPAPQTQTPPQTQPPAQAHPAPGPTRQTGPAGPGQQQAKLPPGAVPLPGMAKAPSQPDLSRSSPAHQPQHPRQDQTRSAGSSPSRQPPPPEQTFGKLFGFGASLLNQASTLISETTQPQQQPPKPAPKPGGPPGPGPGAGKPSGPQPVQQGPRTPAQQQQQQQQQQQQQQQQQQQAPPDSSKPKACCPLCKTNLNIGNTAEQPNYNTCTQCHSQVCNMCGFNPTPHLVEKKEWLCLNCQTQRALSGSLGDIPAPVAQPVGSPRPPVTANQQPPQQKGPSQLSGPRPAGPQQKPPGPQDFNKSSTHSLSDTGYSSDGISSSQGEITGQIQEEGIKLSERGASIPSEITKLESSMKPLLESKTALDQKLRPHSLSVGQDRDYSPDDDAARDESEDDLSCKLRHDYVEDSSESGLSPLPVRQKKSHKDLTDEEFMRRQIMEMSADEEELEEYGNQKTKRGHKTSGDGSKERRRLSHHSNSFEDDTKVSEGAYKADEEEDVVMAGGLRRFKTIELNNTNSYNRDMELSTEHDLREPELEMESLTGSPEERSKGEYSSTLPATTPSYTSGTSPTSVSSMEDDSDSSPSRRARLEEAKQQRKARHRSHGPLLPTIEDSSEEDELREEEELLREQEQMRDLEQQRIRSTARKTKRDKEELRAQRRRERSKTPPSNLSPIEDASPTEELRQAAEMEELHRSSCSEYSPSMDSEAEGFEMIGGKLYKSGNEYNLPTFTSLYSPTEKTSAMSPSDKTLKSAEEVYEEMMKKAQLMQRQGQTVNQQKGVSQPDSKHQLEAGTVLTPGSSPTQVTAPMSFSTTGSDPRIPGIHAAQHLSKETQNRMMTQSAKIEGVVGVATTKPQVSQTATTRQAGSTVPAGSRAGSQRPTQASPDPGASSLTSKVFSLFKGPSPPVSPTTSPAQSPTHTPSVRPTGGSGRQLPTLPGGPTSATASHGAQAPQRAVSPRLARQQSSQDSPVMVITLGSETTSPAKPLTVNSSTSPLSSPTQVSCKTLYSSQPPSTSSPTSPQMHPSQQSPKHSSQMVQNVEKVNVGISTVTTTTHSRGSMENISLCKISNIPGTSKVVGQSQTHPSTNVVDLRAPMRPAPIIMTDQGMDLTSLASDTRRYSLGAEQPSGRHTAVQPLIMNLNAQEQPHVSVSTPTTVSVTVAGSTFMSQPKQQVVYGDPLQNRVDLGQGVGSAVCLTQSKPQITDPSIPKIDACLENLGLQQQQLQLQQQKLLQQQQLLEQQLQQHQQQSSFARYNLANQVQPLLMKKDLVVSQTSSAQPVATASAIPRVSPLAPPSVSGAPASNAPHEIYGGVALELKNKPTVMNLSTGKPHVMMVQLDESSASQGGTVTQLVKREEPPPPPQVLDLTGQIKPENQVACCDVVYKLPFAGSCSGSFTQKPTTVSSDKTPTTETSQAAHPPHPQHYNVSQQQHQPQATQGATEEHKPYQPPIVPSGRIQPSMSDTNLPSMTDAGHYPSNVQGGLAVDLSSMKQAYDGGYLGMGAQYGSYTDLRHQGDFAGPSLPLRRYGSMSNINSDYAYSSRDLTGSQDSNLAQYSATTAREISRMCAALNSVDQFGSRYGNNPELVPYGAGRGGTLARLNLQQSLASIRANLLYGPDGRPTANGQTLTNLINARQASIRALYPATMRGGDGMIYSTINTPIASTLPITTQPAPVLRPMPRGIYRPYPTGVTAVPLASLTRLPQVTPRMPLSTQGPYSYPPPNQYPTSATPSGSVPAASSSHQETPVYLGKPLTTVAPQTAATIPQSQPAAHVGAQNVPAPGMQTTADQQPDRTQFTSQSVTSLSQAQGQPPTAQPVQTQMPAQTEPLSLTQTQPQVQPISQPQPLVLQQGQPQAQSSKLSPPMDAQKGKEDERLSQQQEHMLQLERERVELEKLRQLRLQEELERDRMELQRHREKEQLLVQREIQELQTIKQQVLQQQQAERETQLIMQREQLAQQRMQLEQIQSLQQQLQQQLEEQKRQKTAAVEAAAAAAAAEAAAASAAAAAAATSAQGAIQGVVVGGGPPQGFIICDQSGRVIQQDGQSVQFWQDGQVVQAVVAARPIHSSASEMSLRSSDKQADSKIMKKQNSMPRLRDGSEEDSVKRITDSCVQTDDEDGEERFMNRRRRTRRIADCSVQTDEEDQGEWDQQPVRRRRSRVSKHSESSGETKSEGSSKVASASIAIQTTNDSSCQTESDQLGRVSPAIHITMAETSKVDLLHYIAAPERTHKGESLACQTEPESHSQGVVAPQLSVPTTISPYSTSLHIVGANTSDPTSPRLQGVAKFERRKPDPLEIGYQQQQNESPSRQPPKSPQVLYSPVSPLSPHRMLETTFASQEKLNKAHVTPQQKAFTAESPQRHQTLPRPIKSVQRSMSDPKPLSPTSEDPAKNRFSPYHQQAVSNSQMASLQQQQNSLMRKVKRTLPSPPPEETPLPIVTPAQMYSSPGMPQRVLPRPAQGVTKAGLLSELKAVEQESSKLRKQQAELEEEEKEIDAKLRYLELGITQRKETMVKERERRELAYLRCMGDARDYMSDSELNNLRMAAATGTFDANGLLTRPSTAPLSQFTNDLSAASQYPSTSSYMSYSYPQSQPSAQQPGSAYQQIGFQPPQYPSSSAPQPGTFQPHPPPGPGYQNQGTYSSRMYAQSSYQTDLGMQQHGHQGFHQPGQPMPGQSLPYPSHSSYQPGLTYQPQAEILTVHQRPRQTSLADLEQKLPTNYEVISNPAVSVATSAPDANFGSVYSNAYGQYRPPEPGLTHSVDSPTTAYASDGLYTSNLEQNIPRNYVMIDDISELTKDSTSQPTDALGHPVGGRYRTENGPARGSAYGRPEDEPVDAYGRPTGSAGYQSTGDSRTSTTVSGGSSYYYDDYKHTSRSSSSSHKLTPKNLAPAVVSSKRSKHRKQGMEQKISKFSPIEEARDVESDLASYTMTTSTGGSCTIVSRSKKLQDDGTYSMKKNAYDQQKYYGTSREGLEEEDRMYSSGRSRSTGYGMDKISSRDATGHRSKSYERDAMERSQRSSRSGRPPMRSQNSEEESPLSPVGKPVGMGRTSGISEAHDVRNQYGSSHSLPDVQDHHKKDLPRSHVYKPDDPYLVDDMHCAVSDSEAYHLGQEETDWFEKPREARSDRSRHHGSGSHSSTGRRSKHTYHDYDEPPEEYCPQDEYGQQRHSSSTSSRDHRHHGSSSGRHSSSRHSSEDPRSSRSSRTHPKDPSSRSDGRSSSSAQRRSVPDSRSAQGSPRNSGDFSRDTASGHHHGTGGRGQRPQGDRTTSRRQDPSAAGSKPQQQQQQPPQGHAGQQRSSGQGQSGRHPGSEPFDGTQQTQQQSAQQQQQQQQQQQQQQQPLQHSQTPQSSQPTTTTAGAGPAQQQPKSGQTQPQGRQPGVGSAAGQPATTAAKMDATPAAAATGMKPTAGVPASPQPTKIATPPLTGIGSKAAPVGIGSKPGGIGSAAAGQAPAEGENVLTKILQGGAAEQAGKLGDALSGLGKKFTSFW